CTCGGACGCCGGCAACCTGCGCTGTGCGAAGACGGGGGACGCGACGCTCACCGTCTCGGCCGGGGCCGTGAACCAGCGCGTCGATGTGAAGTGCCGGATTCCCGTGGAGATCGGCATGCCGCCGGACGTGCAGGTCGTCCTGGGAGCGGCGCCCGTGGCCCTGCACGCGCGCGCGCTCGGCGAGGGGAGCGCGCCGCTCGAGGAGGTCGCCGTCCAGGTGACGTCCTCGGACCCCTCGATCGTCACGGTGGACGGGGACATGGTCAAGGGGGTCGCCGTCGGCAAGGCGCACCTGCAGGCCACCGCCGGCGGGGTCACGACCGTCACGCCGGTCGAGGTCGTCGAGAAGATCGTCTCCGAAGCGCTGACGCTGCGTGACGGCGCGAGCAAGGCGTTCGCGCTGCAGCCGGCGTACTACCTGATCACGATCGAGTTGAAGGTCGACGAGAGGCTGAAGCAGGGGGTGACGGTCGGCTGGAGCGGGACCGCCTGCGAGAACCAGCCGGAGAAATCGTCCCAGCGGTTCAACTGCCGCGTGCTGGAGCCCGCCACCATGACCGTGACGAACCCGAAGCTGATGGGGGTCGGCGCGACGGTCTCGGGGACCGTCAACGTCTACCGCGTTCCGGGCTAGAGGGTGGCGAAGGGAGAGGCGTCGCGCACGATCGGCGGCGGCACGACCGTCTCGGAGCGCATTTCGGACCGCGTCGCCGTCCAGTCCCCCACCCTCAGGACCAGGAGCGTCGCGTCGTCGGCGGCGTCCTTCTTGCCCCGGTGATCCTGGTAGGCGCGCTCGACCCGCGCCAGGAGATCGGCAGGCCCCCTGGAGCCGGCCTCCGACAGCAGCGTCTCGAGACGCGCCGGGCCGAACACGCCGCCGGCATCATCCTCCGCATCGACCAGACCGTCGGTGTAAAGGAACAGCCGGTCGCCCGGCTCGAGGGAGATGGTCTTCTCGGCGTAGGCGCCCCCCGACATCAGGCCGATCGGGCGTCCGGTCGGGTCGAGCCGCTCGAGCCGGCCGTCCCGCCGCAGCACGAACGGGCTCTCGTGGCCGGCGTTGACGTACCTGAGCGCGCGCCGCGCCGGATCGAGGACCCCCAGGAACAGGGTGAGATAGACCTCGGGCGGAGTTGACGTCTCCACGTCGCGGTCGAGCTGCCGGGCGAACGTCGCGAGATCGGTCTCGAGCGGGATGCGCGCCTTGATCGTCGCCTGCAGGTTCGCCATCAGGAGCGCCGCCGGCACCCCCTTGCCGGACACGTCCCCCATGAGCAGCGCCACTTCCCCGCCCGGAAGATCGAAGTAGTTGAAGAAGTCCCCCCCCAGCTCGTGGGCCGGGATCGACAGACCCTGCAGCTCCGCGAACGGGTAGAGCATCGGCTTCTTCGGGAGCAGCTCGTTCTGGATCCTGCGGCAGAGCTCCAGCTCCTTGCGCAGCCGCTCCTGCTCCACCAGGCGCTCCTGGTTCGCTTGCAGGTCGCGCGCCATCCTGTTGAACGCCTGGGCGAGCTGCCCCAGCTCGTCGCGCGAGCGGACCGGCACCTGCGTGTCGAGACGTCCCGCCGCCAGCTCGCCGGCGGCGCGCGTCAGGTCGGAGAGGTTGTGCGTCATGCGGCGCGAGATCGGCACGATGCCGAAGAGCGCCAGCGCCGCCAGGCCCAGGCCGGCCCCCAGGTTGCGGGCCGAGGCGCTGCGTATCTCGCCGAGCGCCGCGCCGACCGGGCGGGCGATACCGAACACCAGGCCGGTCACCGGGTCCTCGCGCGTCACCACCACCCAGTTCTCATCCGGCGAGACGCCGATGCGGAACTTCCCGTCACTCCGGCTCGCGGCCGGCTCCTCGCGCACCCCTCCCTTCCCGACGGCGTTCGCCTGCCCCGAGGCCGCCGCCTCCTCGAGGCCGCGCAGCGTCGGCAAATCCGCCTGGTTCGGGGTGAACAGGTTTCCGGAGCCGTCGAGGGCGAACGGGATCTCCCCCTGCTCGCGCTTGGTCTGCGACAGAATCTCGCGCAGGAGGCGGTCGGCGCTCACCTTTGCCTTCAGGTGCCCGACCGTCTGGCCGTTGCGTATCAGCGGACAGCCGAACTCCTGCTTGAGAGCCAGGGCCGCCCGGGGTTCCGGCGGCCTCTCCTTCTCCGCCGCGGCCCGCCGCGCCTCGACCTCGGTCCTTATCCTGTCCTTCACGATCTTCAAGATATCCTGGCCACCCTGGCCCAGGTTGTCGTCCAGCTCCTTCTTGATCTTCCCGGCCTCCTCGGCCGTCAGAAACGACGCGGCCATCTTGATCACCGGCTGCAGCTTCGGGTCCTTCGCGAGCTCGCCGACGATGCGCGGCAGGGGGACGACGATCGACTGCCGGTCCGCGGGCGTCCCCGGTCGTGAGGGGAGGGGCGCATGAGAGCCGGTCGCGTGCCCGCCGTCCGGCGGCTCCGGGGGGCCTGGGCTCGGGGTGAACTCGAAGGAGTCGATGAAGTTCGCCGTCTCGCCGAGCGCCGCCACCAGCCGGCCGACGAGCATCGCGTCGGGCTCCTCGACCTCCGCCTTCGACCCGCCGCGCGTCTCGGGGAAGGGGAGCGATTCGAGCATGTCGATCCGCCGGCTCAGGTTGGCCGTGACGACGCCCATGCGGTTGTTGATCTCGCCCGCCATGCGGGACGATTCCGCTTCGACCGTCCGCCGCAACGCGCGCGCGGAGGTTTGGTAGGAGTACAGCGTGATGGCCCCCAGCGGCACCACGGCCAGGAGCAGGAACGCCAGGATCAGCTGGGTGCGGAGTTTCATGCGGAGAGAATACCACCCTCCCGGGGCCGCCGGCGACCGCCGGAAAAACTTCGGGCGCGGGACCGGTCACCCGGCACGCCGCGCCCGCTATTCCGGTCAGGCTTCGACCAAAAAGGGGGTTAGCCCTTCTTGATGTCCGTCACACCTTCGTGCTCGCCCTTCTCGTTGTCATGGCAGGTCAGCGTGACCTTGTCGCCGGCCTTGAAGTTCTTGAGCTCATCGACGGCCTTGTCCATCACCGGGGCGGTCTTCTGTTCCCCCTTCTCGTCCTTGATGGTGATGGTCTTCCCTTCCATGTCGATGGACACGACGGTCGCCTTCACCTGGTGTGTCTTGCCGGCGGCGAGGGCCGGCGAAACCACCCCAAGGACGAGGGCGGCGACGAATACTGCGCAAACCACAGCGGCCAGTTTCTTCATAGTGCCTCCACAGGACACGAGCGGTTATGACCCCGAGCGCGGATCATACTTCAGAATGTGGTCCAGGGATCCCTTTGATTGCGGTCCCGTGAGACCCGCTCCCGGGCCCGCCCCCCTCCTGTATGATCGCGCCCCATGCGCGACCCCAGGAAGCCAAGGTGGCCCCTCGAGCCGGTGTCGGGCGATCTGCGCCGTCTCATCGACGCCTGCGCCGCCTACGTGGTCGCGCACATCGACTCGCTGCCGGAGCAGCCGTCGTTCGACGTCGATGGCGCGGCCGAGCTCGCCTCGACCTTCGACGAGCCGGCCCCCGACCAGGGTCGCCCCATCGAGGCGATCCTCGCGAGGCTCGGGCCGGCCGTCCTGAAGTCGTTCACGACCGCCGGCCCTGGATACCTGGCGTTCATCCCGGGGGGCGGCATCCCGTCGGCGGCGATCGCGGACTTCGTCGCCACGTCCGTGAACCGCTTCGTGGGGGTCGCGGCGGCGGCCCCCGCCCTGGCGCGCATCGAGGCGCAGACGATCTCCTGGCTCGCAGGGCTCATGGGATACCCGCCGGCGTCCGGAGGGATCCTGACGTCCGGCGGCTCCCTGTCCAACCTCGTGGCCCTGGTGACGGCGCGCGCGGCGAGGCTGCCGGAGGACTTCCTCGGCGGGACGATCTACCTGTCGGACGAGACGCACCTGTCGGTCCTCAAGGCGGCCCGCATCGCCGGCTTTCCCGATCGGAACGTCCGGCGCATCCCGGTGGACGGGCGTTTCCGGCTGCGGCCGGACCGTCTGGAGGCCGCCATCGAGGAGGACCGCGCCGCGGGACGCCGGCCGTTCTTCGTCGTCGCCAACGTCGGGACGACCAACACCGGCGCCATCGATCCGCTGCCGGAGATTCTCGACATCGCGCGCCATCACGGCTTGTGGACGCACGCCGACGCGGCGTACGGCGGCTTCTTCCGCCTAGTCCCCGAGGGGGCGGCGCGCATGAGAGGGATCGAGCGCTGCGACTCGATCACCCTCGACCCTCACAAGGGGCTGTTCCTGCCGTACGGGACCGGCTGCCTCCTGGTGCGCGACCCGGAGACGCTGCGGCGGGCGCACCGGATGGAGGCCGGCTACCTGCAGGACGTGAGCGCGGACCCGGGGGCGCCCAACTTCACCGACCTCTCCCCCGAGCTGTCGCGCGACTTCCGCGGACTGCGCCTGTGGCTGCCGATCATGCTGCACGGCGTGCAGGCGTTCCGCGATCAGATCCAGGAGAAGCTGGACCTGGCGATCCTGGCCCACGACGCGCTGAAGGACGATCCGCTGTTCGAGATGCTGGACGAGCCCCAGCTCTCGATCGTCGCCTTCAGGGCCCGCCCGCCCGCCGGCGACCCGGACCTCTTCGGCGCCGAGGTCCTGCGCCGGGTCAACTCCCGGCGCCGCGTGTTCCTGTCGAGCAGCACCATCGGCGGGCGCTACGTCCTGCGCATCTGCGTCCTGAGCTTCCGCACCCACGCCGATCGCGTGCGCGACGCGGTCACCGCCCTGCGGGAGGAGGCCCGGCGGCTCGCGGGCGCCTGAGTCGCTGTGACAGGAGCGTGCCGCGGCAGCGCGCGGCGCCGCAGCGGCAGGCGTAGCGTTCGGGGTGATCCTCGTCCGAGCCCCCTTCGCGCGCGTACGCGTAGTCGTAGGTCAGCTCCACACCGGCCGGGATGTCCCGGAGCGCCGTGATGAACACGCGGCCGGCCTCGATGACCGGGGCGCAGTTCGGCTCGCACGCGTGGTTGAGGTAGCGGGCGGGGCCGCCGCCGGCCGCCGCGTCGATGACGGTGTCCCGGTCGACGGTGAACAGGAAGGTGTGATGACGCCGCATACCGGCGTCGTCGTAGCGCGCGTCGGCCTCGGCGTGCGTGATCCTCTCCCCCGTGTACTCGACGACGCGCGTGCCGCGCGGTATGAGGCGTGCCGCGAATCCCCCCAGCCCCTGGATCGGCGAGGGGCGGACCTCGAAGAGACGGTTGCCGCGCTTCGGCCGGGACATCAGTGGACGGTCTCCTCCGGCGGCGCCGGCTCCTCCTCGGCCTGCCACGCCTCGAGGATGCGGCGCGTGCGTGCCCGGCGCCGGGCGCCGGCGAGGAGGGCGAGAAGCGTGATCCCGGTCCACAGCGCCGTCGTCCCGGTCAGGGCGGGGACCCAGCGGTAGAGCAGGAGGCTGCCGCGCCGCCAGTCGGTCTCCGATCGGTCGAGCGGCACGCCGGTCGCCGCCTGCCAGGCCTCGGGGAACGGGCGGACCCTGGCCTCGCGCACGATGTCGCGCACGACCGACTGGCCGTAGGTTTTCACTGTCCACAGGAGAAAATCGAACGAGGCGGCGTAGGCCGCGCGGGCCCTGTCGTCCGAGGCGTCGAAGGCGGCGTCGAGCTCGGCCAGGGGGGGCAGGCGACCGGTCAGGACCGACGACGAGTACACCAGCACGTCGCGCATCCCCCAGGAGCGCTCGATGCCGGTCGCGACCCCCTCGCCGAACCAGCGCGGCAGACCTGGTCCCGCGGCATCGTACAGAAGCATGTGCGTCGCCTCGTGGGCCAGGACCGACGAGAGATCGGCGTACGGATAGCGGTCCGCCTCCGCCACCCGGATCGCGCCGGCGCGCGCCGCCGGAACGATGAAGCCGGCCGCCCACGGCGGCGCCTGCGCATCGACGGCGCGCACGGCCGGGTCCATCGCGGGGCCGACGGGGATCAGCGTGATCCGATAGGGCGCCGCCGCGCGCACTCCCAGCTCCTGCTCGACCCGCGGCAGGAGCGTGCGGGCGTCGCGCGCCAGCCCCTCGAGCCTGCCCCGCTCCGAGGCAGGCGCCTCCAGGACACAGTCGCCGACCTCGATGCGGAGCAGGGGTGCAGTCGCTCCGGCACTCGGCCTCCCCTCGGGAGCGCCGGGCGCCGGAGCCGCCGCAGCCGCCACGATCACGAGGCTCGCGAGAAGGCTCCCCGTTCTGGAGTATCCTCTTCGGCTCAAGCGGAGATCTCCACCGTGCCGCGGATGCCCGTCATCCCGCTCATCCTCCTCCTCGCGCCGGCCCCGCCCCCTTCCGCCGCGACCGGCTCGGATGCGTCGAAGGAGCTCGTCGTCTGCGCCCCCGGCTACCCCGGCGATACCGCCTCGGCGCAGCCCACGATGGACCTGTTCGCGAAAGCCGCCTCCGACGCCGCCGAGTGGCCTGCCGGCAGCCTGCATGCCGTCTACTTCGAGACGGCCGAGGGGGGGCTGCGGCGCCTGGCCAGAAACGACGCGGCGCTCGCTCTCGTGTCGCTCCCCTTCTTTCTTCAGCACGAGAAAGAGATGGGGCTCCAGGCGAGGCTCCAGGTCGCGGAGGACTCGGGCGCTCTCGCCGTCTGGAGCCTGGCGGCCCGCCGGGGCAGGGTACCATCTTCGGCCGCGCTCGACGGCTTCGAGATCACCGGGGTGGCCGGCTACTCGCCGGAGTTCATCCGCGGCCCGGTCCTGGGAGAGTTTGGACCGCTCCCCCCGACCGCCCGCGTCACCTCCACCGCCAACGTCCTGTCGGCGCTGCGGCGCGCGGCGTCGGGTGCTTTGATCGCCGTGGTCCTCGACGACGCGCAGACCCGGGCGCTCGCGACCCTGCCGTT
The nucleotide sequence above comes from Candidatus Dormiibacterota bacterium. Encoded proteins:
- a CDS encoding SpoIIE family protein phosphatase encodes the protein MKLRTQLILAFLLLAVVPLGAITLYSYQTSARALRRTVEAESSRMAGEINNRMGVVTANLSRRIDMLESLPFPETRGGSKAEVEEPDAMLVGRLVAALGETANFIDSFEFTPSPGPPEPPDGGHATGSHAPLPSRPGTPADRQSIVVPLPRIVGELAKDPKLQPVIKMAASFLTAEEAGKIKKELDDNLGQGGQDILKIVKDRIRTEVEARRAAAEKERPPEPRAALALKQEFGCPLIRNGQTVGHLKAKVSADRLLREILSQTKREQGEIPFALDGSGNLFTPNQADLPTLRGLEEAAASGQANAVGKGGVREEPAASRSDGKFRIGVSPDENWVVVTREDPVTGLVFGIARPVGAALGEIRSASARNLGAGLGLAALALFGIVPISRRMTHNLSDLTRAAGELAAGRLDTQVPVRSRDELGQLAQAFNRMARDLQANQERLVEQERLRKELELCRRIQNELLPKKPMLYPFAELQGLSIPAHELGGDFFNYFDLPGGEVALLMGDVSGKGVPAALLMANLQATIKARIPLETDLATFARQLDRDVETSTPPEVYLTLFLGVLDPARRALRYVNAGHESPFVLRRDGRLERLDPTGRPIGLMSGGAYAEKTISLEPGDRLFLYTDGLVDAEDDAGGVFGPARLETLLSEAGSRGPADLLARVERAYQDHRGKKDAADDATLLVLRVGDWTATRSEMRSETVVPPPIVRDASPFATL
- a CDS encoding aminotransferase class V-fold PLP-dependent enzyme; protein product: MRDPRKPRWPLEPVSGDLRRLIDACAAYVVAHIDSLPEQPSFDVDGAAELASTFDEPAPDQGRPIEAILARLGPAVLKSFTTAGPGYLAFIPGGGIPSAAIADFVATSVNRFVGVAAAAPALARIEAQTISWLAGLMGYPPASGGILTSGGSLSNLVALVTARAARLPEDFLGGTIYLSDETHLSVLKAARIAGFPDRNVRRIPVDGRFRLRPDRLEAAIEEDRAAGRRPFFVVANVGTTNTGAIDPLPEILDIARHHGLWTHADAAYGGFFRLVPEGAARMRGIERCDSITLDPHKGLFLPYGTGCLLVRDPETLRRAHRMEAGYLQDVSADPGAPNFTDLSPELSRDFRGLRLWLPIMLHGVQAFRDQIQEKLDLAILAHDALKDDPLFEMLDEPQLSIVAFRARPPAGDPDLFGAEVLRRVNSRRRVFLSSSTIGGRYVLRICVLSFRTHADRVRDAVTALREEARRLAGA
- a CDS encoding SET domain-containing protein-lysine N-methyltransferase, with translation MSRPKRGNRLFEVRPSPIQGLGGFAARLIPRGTRVVEYTGERITHAEADARYDDAGMRRHHTFLFTVDRDTVIDAAAGGGPARYLNHACEPNCAPVIEAGRVFITALRDIPAGVELTYDYAYAREGGSDEDHPERYACRCGAARCRGTLLSQRLRRPRAAGPPPAGR